ATCCGATCGTCGCGCTGTTCGGCGACAAGACTCCACCCCCGCAGGTCATCGAAGCCCTGCGTGAGCGGTACAACCTTGACAAGCCGTTCATCGTCCAGTACCTGATCTTCCTCGGCAACATCTTCACGGGAGACCTCGGTGTCTCGTTCTCGGGTCAGCCGGTCTCCGAGATCCTGATGGACACGTTCCCGGTCACGCTCCGCCTCGCGGCGATGGCAGTGTTCTTCGAAATGGTCGCCGGCATCTCGATCGGCCTCGTCTCGGGCCTGCGCAAGGGCGGCATCTTCGACGCGAGCTCGCTCGTCGTGAGCCTCATCCTGATCTCGCTGCCGATCTTCGTGCTCGCGTTCGTGATGCAGTGGTTCTTCGGCATCTATCTGGGGTGGTTCAGAACCACCGTCGGGCCAGGGGCTCCAACGCAAGACCTGATATTGCCGGCCATCGTGCTGGCCACCATCAGCTTCGCCCAGATCGTTCGACTGACGCGGGCGTCGGTCATCGACACCGACGGGCAGGACTTCGTTCGCACCGCAGCGAGCAAGGGCCTCTCCCGTGGGCGCATCGTCCCCGTGCACATCCTGCGCAACTCCCTCATCCCCGTCGTCACCTACCTCGCCGTCGACTTCGGCACGCTCATGGTCGGCGCGACGGTGACCGAGGGCATCTTCAACGTGCCCGGCGTCGGCCGCACGCTCTACCAGGCGATCATCCGAGGTGAGGGACCGACCGTCGTCTCCTTCGTGACGATCATGGTGCTGATCTACCTCGTGGTGAACCTGCTGGTCGATCTCCTGTACGCCGTTCTCGACCCGAGGATCCGTTATGCCAAGTAACACCAGACCAGACCAGCAGCACTACGTCGCGCCGCTCGAAGAGACGCCGCTCGTCGCCATCGACTCCGTCAAGGCCGAGGGCAAGCCGTCGAACCTGTGGACCGACGCCTGGAACGACGTGCGCAAGCGCCCGATGTTCTGGATCTCGTCCGTGCTGATCCTCCTCGTCGTGGTCGTCGCGCTGTTCCCCGGCCTGTTCACGCAGACGCCGCCGAACAACGGCTGCCTCCTCGCGAACAGCAACGCGGGGCCGACCGAGGGTCACCCGCTCGGGTTCACGAAGCAGGGCTGCGACATCTACTCGCGCATCATCCACGGCACGTCGACGTCGCTGGCCGTCGGCCTCATCGTGACGTTCCTCGTGGCGCTGCTCGGCATCGTCTTCGGTGCGTTCGCGGGCTTCTACGGCGGATGGCTCGACTCGGTGCTCTCGCGCCTGGGCGACATCTTCTTCTCGATCCCCTACATCCTCGCCGCCGTCGTCATCATGTCGGTGCTCTCCCAGTACCGGAACGTGTGGGTGATCTCGCTCGCGATCGGATTGTTCGCGTGGCCCGCGACTGCACGTGTGCTGCGAGCCGAGATCCTGCGGGTGAAGAACGCCGACTTCGTCATGGCGTCGACGGCACTCGGTGTCTCGCGATTCCGCATCCTGCTGCGCCACGTGCTGCCGAACTCGATCGCACCGGTGCTCGTCATCACGACCATCTCGCTCGCCGGCGCGATCGTCGCCGAGGCGACCCTGTCGTTCCTCGGCGTCGGACTGCCGACCGACATCATGTCGTGGGGCAACGACATCAGCCAGGCCCAGACCTCGCTGCGCACCGCGCCCCAGACGCTGATCCTGCCCTCGATCGCACTGTCGGTCACCGTGCTGAGCTTCATCATGCTCGGCGAGGTCGTGCGCGACGCGCTCGACCCGAAGGCGAGGGCACAGCGATGAGCGAGACTTCGAACGGATCGAACGTGCAAACAGAACGCGCCTCCGGCGCCGAACGGCCGCTCCTCGAGATCAAGGATCTCCAGGTCGGCTTCAACACCCAGGACGGTCTCGTCAAGGCCGTCGACGGGGTGAACATCACCCTCTACCGCGGGCAGAGCCTCGCGATCGTGGGAGAGTCGGGCTCCGGCAAGTCGACGACCGCGCACGCGATCATCAACCTGCTCCCGGGCACCGGGCATGTCTCGGGCGGTCAGATCCTCCTCGACGGGCAGGACCTCACCAAGGCGTCGAAGCGGGACATGGAGGTCGTCCGCGGCCGCAAGATCGGCTTCGTCCCCCAAGACCCGATGTCGAACCTCAACCCCGTGTGGTCGATCGGCTTCCAGGTCGAGGAGGCCATCAAGGCCAACGGCATCGCCACCGGCCGCAAAGAGGTCAAGGCGCGCGCCATCCAGGTGCTGAAGCAGGCGGGCCTCGGCGACGCCGACCGTCGCATGCGGCAGTTCCCGCACCAGTTCTCGGGCGGCATGCGCCAGCGCGTGCTGATCGGCATGGGGCTCGCGGCCAACCCGCAGCTGCTCATCGCCGACGAGCCGACCTCGGCGCTCGACGTCACGGTGCAGCGCGTCATCCTCGACCACCTCGAGTCGCTCACCCGTGAACTCGGCACGACCCTGCTGTTCATCACGCACGACCTCGGCCTCGCCGCCGAGCGCGCCGAGCAGCTCGTGGTCATGTACAAGGGCCGCGTCGTGGAGTCGGGTCCGTCGGTCGAGATCCTGCAGAACCCGCAGCACCCGTACACGCAGCGTCTCGTCGCCGCGGCGCCGAGCCTCGCCTCGCGTCGCATCCAGGCGACGGGTTCGATCGCGGCCGCCGAGTCGTCGATGGCCGAGGGTGCAGCACATGCCGCAGGCGACGCGATCGACCTGATCGCGACCGCCGAGGCGCGTGCCGAGGCGCTGGCCGCAGCGCCGGCTGCAGCACCGGCGATCGTGGTCGAAGACCTCACCAAGGTCTTCAAGATCCGCGGCTCCGGCGACTTCACCGCGGTCGACAAGGTCTCGTTCCAGATTCCCAAGGGCACCACCATGGCGCTCGTGGGCGAGTCGGGCTCGGGCAAGTCGACCGTCGCGAAGATGCTGCTGAAGCTCGAAGACGCGACGAGCGGCAAGATCGTCGTCGGCGGCAAAGACCTGGCGAGCGTGACCGGCAAGGAGCTCTTCAACCTCCGCAGCCGCATGCAGCCGGTCTTCCAGGACCCGTACGGTTCGCTGAACCCGCTGCGCAACATCGGCAACACCATCGCCGAGCCGTTGTTCACCCACAAGGTCGGCACCAACGCCTCGCGTCGTGAGCGGGTCTACGAGCTGCTCGACCAGGTGTCGCTGCCGCGCACGCTCATCAGCCGCTACCCGAACGAGCTCTCGGGCGGCCAGCGCCAGCGCATCGCCATCGCGCGTGCACTCGCACTGAAGCCCGAGATCGTCGTGCTCGACGAGGCCGTGTCGGCGCTCGACGTGCTGGTGCAGGCTCAGATCCTGCGCCTGCTCGCCGATCTGCAGGCCGAACTCGGCCTGACGTACCTCTTCATCACGCACGACCTCGCGGTCGTGCGCGTCATCGCCGACCACGTCTGCGTGATGCAGAAGGGTCGCATCGTCGAGGCGGCGACCACCGACGAGGTGTTCGACAACCCGCAGGAGCAGTACACCAAGGATCTCCTCGCGGCGATCCCCGGAGCGAGCATCGAGCTCGGCGCCTAGGCACCGAGCGGCAGTCGCGCCACGCGAGCGCCCGGCATCCGATCACTCGGAGGCCGGGCGCTTTCGCGTTCTCAGCTTCACAGGGCGCGGGGCAGGGTACGCTAGAGGGGCGCACGCCGTCACTGCGGCATCCTGCGCTCCCCACAGACCTTCATCTCAGCGCTTCCACGCTGTCTCCGTGCGCTGATCTCTTGCTCGGGGGCGACGGGGGGCCGGCACCCTCGAGGACCAAACATGGCCAACGCCACCCGGAACGATCTGCGAAACGTCGCGATCGTCGCACACGTCGACCACGGCAAGACCACGCTCGTCGACGCGATGCTCAACCAGACGCACTCGTTCGACGCGCACGCGCACGTCGAAGAGCGCGCGATGGACTCGAACGAGCTCGAGCGCGAAAAGGGCATCACGATCCTCGCCAAGAACACGGCGATCACCTACCAGGGCGCACACGCCACCGATGGTCCGATCACGATCAACGTGATCGACACCCCGGGCCACGCCGACTTCGGCGGCGAGGTCGAGCGCGGTCTGTCGATGGTCGACGGCGTCGTCCTTCTCGTCGACTCGAGCGAGGGCCCGCTGCCGCAGACCCGCTTCGTGCTCCGCAAGGCGCTCGAGGCCCGCATGCCGGTGATCCTCCTCGTCAACAAGACCGACCGTCCCGACGCGCGCATCGACGAGGTCGTCGCCGAGAGCCAGGACCTGCTGCTCGGCCTCGCCTCCGACCTCGCCGACGACGTGCCCGACCTCGACCTCGACGCGATCCTCGACGTGCCGGTCGTCTACGCCTCGGGCCGCAACGGTGCTGCGAGCCACAACAAGCCCGGCAACGGCGAGCTCCCCGACAACGAAGACCTCGAGCCGCTCTTCGAGGCGATCCTGCAGCACATCCCGGCGCCGACCTACGACGACGCGCACCCGCTGCAGGCGCACGTCACGAACCTCGACGCGTCGCCGTTCCTCGGTCGCCTCGCCCTGCTCCGTGTCTTCCACGGCACCATCAAGAAGGGCCAGACGGTCGCCTGGGTCAAGCACGACGGCACCGTCCAGAACGTGCGCGTGACCGAGCTCTTCCTCACGAAGGCGCTCGACCGCTACCCGGCCGAGAGCGCCGGTCCCGGCGACATCGCCGTGGTCGCGGGCTTCGAGGACATCATGATCGGCGACACGCTCGCCGACCCCGAAGACGTGCGTCCCCTCCCGATCATCGCGGTCGACGAGCCCGCGATCTCGATGACGATCGGCACGAACACCTCGCCCCTCGTGGGCAAGGTCAAGGGCCACAAGCTCACCGCGCGCATGGTGAAGGACCGCCTCGACCGCGAACTCGTCGGCAACGTGTCGCTGAAGGTCGTCGACATCGGCCGCCCCGACGCCTGGGAGGTGCAGGGCCGCGGCGAACTCGCGCTCGCGATCCTCGTCGAGCAGATGCGTCGTGAGGGCTACGAGCTCACCGTCGGCAAGCCGCAGGTGGTCACCAAGCAGGTCGACGGCAAGGTGCACGAGCCCTACGAGCACCTCACGATCGACGCCCCCGAGGAGTACCTCGGTGCGATCACCCAGCTCCTCGCGTCCCGCAAGGGCCGCATGGACAACATGTCGAACCACGGCACGGGCTGGGTGCGCATGGAGTTCATCGTGCCGAGCCGCGGGCTCATCGGCTTCCGCACCGAGTTCATGACCACCACGCGCGGCACCGGCATCGCGAACGCGATCTCGCACGGCTACGACGCGTGGGCCGGCCAGATCGTCACCCGCAACAACGGTTCCATCGTCGCCGACCGCTCGGGCGTCGTGACGCCGTTCGCGATCATCGCCCTGCAGGAGCGCATGACGTTCTTCGTGAACCCGACCGAAGAGGTCTACGAGGGCATGGTCATCGGCGAGAACTCGCGCAACGACGACATGGACGTGAACATCACCAAGGAGAAGAAGCTGACCAACATGCGTCAGTCGACCTCCGATACGTTCGAATCGATGACGCCCTCGCGCCAGCTCTCGCTCGAGGAATGCCTCGAGTTCGCCCGTGAAGACGAGTGCGTCGAGGTCACGCCGGCCGCCGTGCGCATCCGCAAGGTCGAGCTCGACGCGACCGCTCGTGCCCGCACGACGTCGCGCCTGAAGAAGCAGAACTAGCAGGCACCACCGCAGACGAGCGGATGCCCCGGGGTCGATCGACCCCGGGGCATCCGCTTTTCGCGTTGCATCTTTCGCGTCGTATCAAGGGGAGACCGCTCTCACGTTTCGCGGGGAACATGTATGCGCATTGGAGGTTCCTCCCAGAGTCGGTGCGTACCGTAGCTGAGGTTGTCTCGCACCTGACTCAGAAAATACGTAACGCACCCATATATGACTCCCCCCAAGCACGGCCGCCGCGCGGCCACCTCCAGCCCTGCCCGCCCCACCCCCGTACTCCGCACCCGCCGGCTCTCCGCCGGCATCCGGAGCAGCCTCGCCCGTATGGGCGCAGCGCGCACCGGCGACGTTCGCACCGGCGACGCTCGCAACGGCACTGCGTCGCTTCGACCGGCGTTCGCCGTCATCGCGATGTCGTTCGCCGCGGCCATGATGGTCGCCACGAGCGTTCCCGCGCTGGCCGTCACCGCGACCGGCTCGGAGGATCGTGCCTCGGTCTACGCTCCGATCGAAGACACGATCGAGTACGCGCCGCAGAGCGTCGAGGTCGGCAGTGAGGCCGTGATGTCGCAGCTCGCGGCCGAGCAGTACGACGTCGAGGCCGCACCGCCGCCCATCACGTCGAAGGTCGCGAGCCTCGGCAGCGTGGAGCTCATCGACACGAACGCGATCGTCTGGCCGGTGCAGAACCCCGGCAAGCGCAGCGGCGGCTACGGCCCGCGTTCGGCACCGTGCTCGGGATGCTCGACGTTCCACGACGGCGTCGACTTCACGCCCGGCAACGGCACCCCCGTGATGTCGATCGCCGACGGCGTGGTCGTGCTCGCAACCGAGAACGGCGGCGGACTCGGCGTCAACGTCGAGGTGCAGCACAACATCGGCGGCGAGCTCATCACGAGCTCGTACGCCCACATGCAGTACGGCTCGATCGCCGTCGCGGTCGGGCAGCAGGTCACCGCCGGGCAGCAGCTCGGGCTCGTCGGCACGACCGGTCAGTCGACCGGCCCGCACCTGCACCTCGAGATGTTCGGCTCCGACGGCGTGCGGTTCGACGGCGTCGCCTGGCTGTCGTCGCGCGTGGGCTGACCGGACGCTCGGCGCCGATGGCGCCTCACCGGCCCTCGGTGACTCAGACGCCGGTGAAGACGGGGTCGCGCTTCTCCATGAAGGCTGCGACGCCCTCGCGCATGTCGTTCGTGCGGAACGCATCACCGAAGGCCGCGATCTCGAGGTCGGTCGCCGATTCCGTGCGGCGCCCGGCCGCGTCGACGAGCACGCGCTTGGCGAGGGCCACCGCGGGCGCGGCGTTCGCATCCACTTCGGCGAGCGTGGCCCTGGCCCCCGCGAGCAGCGACTCCCGGTCGGGGAACGACCGCACGACGAGGCCGATCGCGACCGCTTCGGCCGTGTCGATGCGCCTGCCCGTGTAGATGAGCTCCTTCGCGCGGGCGAGTCCGACCGCACGGGGGAGGCGCACCGTGCCGCCGAAGCCCGGGATGAGACCCAGGTGCACCTCGGGTTGACCGAAGCTCGAGGCATCCGTCGCGTAGATGAAATCGCAGGCGAGCGCGAGCTCGAGGCCGCCGCCGAGCGCGAAGCCGTCGACGCACGCGATCACGGGGGCGGAGAGGCCCTCGATCGCCGCGGCCACGCGATGGCCGAGGCGCGACGCCTCCTCGCCCTGTTCGGGTGTGAGTCCTGCCATCGACCGGATGTCGGCCCCTGCGACGAACGCGCGACCGCCTGCCCCGGTGACCAGCACACCGCGCACGGCGCTGCCTTCGGCGGCGAGCGACTCGACGACGCCGAGCAGGGCCGAGAGCACGTCGGGGGAGAGGGCGTTCAGCGCCTTCGGGCGGTCGATCGTCACGATCGCGAGTCCGCCGTCGCGCTCGACGCGCACATCGGGCGCACTCTCGTGGGTGCTGGGCTCGGCCATCATCGGTCCTCTCCGCACGGCCCGTTCCGTGTCCCGCCCCACGCTACGCCATCGCCTCGGCGGGGTCGGGCGATAGAATTCCCAGCGGGGGCGATCGGATGCCTCGTGGTGGCCGCCCGCCCCGTCTCCCAGACCGCTGCACGCGAGGAGCCCGCCATGCGACAGTCCATCACCCACCGCCGTGCGGGCGCCGCGGTGGTGATCGCCGCAGTGACGGCGACGCTGCTCACCGGCTGCTTCCCGAACCCCGGCGACCTCGTCAACAAGGGCGTCGAAGACGCCATCGAAGACGCAACGGGCGGCGACGTCAGCCTCAGCGGCGAACTCCCCGCCGACTTCCCCGCATCGATCGCACTCATCGACGGCGAGATCACCTTCGCCGCGGGCGCCGGCGGGTCCGAAGGGTGGATCGTGATGGTCTCGTCGAGCTCGGCCGATCCCGTCGCCGATGCGGCAGCGAAGCTCGAGGCCGCGGGATTCACCGAAGACACCACCCTGAACGGTGACACCGCGAGCGCCGTCGTGTACTCCAACGGCGAGCACATCGTGCTCCTCGCGAGCGACGGCGAGGTCGTCACGTACACCGTCACGCAGCAGCCCGAATGACGAACCGGAGCAGCCGAATCGGCACGATCGTCGTGGCCTTCCTGGTCGGACTCGCCTACGGCACCCTCGGCACGGTCGGACATCGCGCAACGCTGCAGCTCGGCGAGGTCTCGATCCCGTGGGGCCTCGTCGCCGCACTCGTCGGCGTCGCGGCCCTGCTGCTCGGCATGCGTCTCGTCGCAGGCGGGCGAACGGCCGCGGCCGCTGCCGGCGCCGGCATCATCGTGGCGGTCGCCGTGCTCACCCTGCCGGGGCCCGGAGGATCGGTGCTGATCGTGGGCGATCTCACCGGCACCATCTGGTCGGTCGCACCCGCACTCATCGCGGTGTTCGTCGTCGCGTGGCCGAAGCTGCCGTCACGGCAGCCGCGCGACGCCTAGACTGGAATCCCAGCCTCTCGAAGGGACAGCGAACACCGTGACCTATGTCATCGCCCTTCCGTGCGTCGACGTCAAAGACCGCGCCTGCATCGACGAATGCCCCGTCGACTGCATCTACGAGGGTGAGCGCTCGCTCTACATCCACCCCGACGAGTGCGTCGACTGCGGTGCGTGCGAGCCGGTCTGCCCCGTCGAGGCCATCTACTACGAAGACGACCTGCCCGACGTCTGGGCCGACTACTACAAGGCCAACGTCGAATTCTTCGACGACATCGGCTCGCCCGGCGGCGCGGCCAAGATCGGCGTCATCCCGAAGGACCACCCCGTGATCGCGGTGCTCCCTCCCCAGGCGCACTGAGCATGGCTCGCGGCGAACTGCCCGACTACCCGTGGGACCTCATGGCGCCGTTCCGTGAGCGCGCCGCCGCGCACCCCGAGGGGGTCGTCGACCTGTCGATCGGCTCGCCGGTCGACCCCACCCCTGCGCTCGTTCGCGAGGCGCTCGCGAACGCGACCGATGGCCACGCCTATCCGCTGACGACGGGCACCGACGAACTGCGCGGCGCCATCATCGACTGGTTCGCCCGCCGCCGAGGCGTGACCGGGCTCACCGAGGCCAACGTGCTGCCCACGGTCGGATCCAAGGAGCTCGTCGCGCTCCTGCCGTTCCTGCTGGGACTCGGCGAAGGCGACGTCGTCGTGCACCCCCGTGCGGCCTACCCGAGCTACGAGATGGGCGCCGTGCTCGTCGGCGCCACGTCGATGGCATCCGACGACCCCGCCGAGTGGCCGGCCGCGACGAAGCTCGTGTGGCTGAACAGCCCGGGCAACCCCGACGGGCGCGTGCTCACGATCGACGAGTTGCGCGCCGCGCGCGAGCGCGCCCTCGAACTCGACGCGATCATCGTCGGCGACGAGTGCTACGCCGAGCTCGGCTGGGAGGGCGACTGGGCGGATGCCCCGATCCCGAGCCTGCTCGACCCGCGGGTCGTCGGCGACAGCCGCCGCAACACGCTCGTCGCCTACTCGCTGTCGAAGCAGTCGAACATGGCCGGCTACCGCACCGCCTTCATCGCGGGCTGCCGCACCGTCATCGGCCGCATCACGACCGTGCGCAAGCACGCGGGACTCATGCTCCCGCAGCCGCTGCAGGCCGCGATGATCGCGGCGCTCCGCGACGACGAGCACGTCGCCGAGCAGAAGGCGCGCTACCGCGCGCGTCGCGAGCAGCTGCTGCCCGCACTCGAGTCCGCGGGCTTCCGCGTCGACCACAGCGAGGCCGGACTCTACCTCTGGGCGACCGAGGGGTGCGATGGCTGGGACTCGATCGGCAGGCTCGCCGATCTCGGCATCGTCGCCGGCCCCGGCCACTTCTACGGCGTGCACCACCCCGAACATGTGCGGCTCTCACTGACGGCGACCGATGAGCGCATCGCCGCCGCGGCCGAGCGCCTTCGGGCCGCCGCCGCGGCGTGACATCCGCTGCATCGCGTGAGGTGTCGCCGCGCCAACTG
The sequence above is a segment of the Agromyces hippuratus genome. Coding sequences within it:
- a CDS encoding ABC transporter permease, with amino-acid sequence MAGYILRRLLQAIPVLLGTTFLIYFMVFAMPGDPIVALFGDKTPPPQVIEALRERYNLDKPFIVQYLIFLGNIFTGDLGVSFSGQPVSEILMDTFPVTLRLAAMAVFFEMVAGISIGLVSGLRKGGIFDASSLVVSLILISLPIFVLAFVMQWFFGIYLGWFRTTVGPGAPTQDLILPAIVLATISFAQIVRLTRASVIDTDGQDFVRTAASKGLSRGRIVPVHILRNSLIPVVTYLAVDFGTLMVGATVTEGIFNVPGVGRTLYQAIIRGEGPTVVSFVTIMVLIYLVVNLLVDLLYAVLDPRIRYAK
- a CDS encoding ABC transporter permease produces the protein MPSNTRPDQQHYVAPLEETPLVAIDSVKAEGKPSNLWTDAWNDVRKRPMFWISSVLILLVVVVALFPGLFTQTPPNNGCLLANSNAGPTEGHPLGFTKQGCDIYSRIIHGTSTSLAVGLIVTFLVALLGIVFGAFAGFYGGWLDSVLSRLGDIFFSIPYILAAVVIMSVLSQYRNVWVISLAIGLFAWPATARVLRAEILRVKNADFVMASTALGVSRFRILLRHVLPNSIAPVLVITTISLAGAIVAEATLSFLGVGLPTDIMSWGNDISQAQTSLRTAPQTLILPSIALSVTVLSFIMLGEVVRDALDPKARAQR
- a CDS encoding dipeptide ABC transporter ATP-binding protein, yielding MSETSNGSNVQTERASGAERPLLEIKDLQVGFNTQDGLVKAVDGVNITLYRGQSLAIVGESGSGKSTTAHAIINLLPGTGHVSGGQILLDGQDLTKASKRDMEVVRGRKIGFVPQDPMSNLNPVWSIGFQVEEAIKANGIATGRKEVKARAIQVLKQAGLGDADRRMRQFPHQFSGGMRQRVLIGMGLAANPQLLIADEPTSALDVTVQRVILDHLESLTRELGTTLLFITHDLGLAAERAEQLVVMYKGRVVESGPSVEILQNPQHPYTQRLVAAAPSLASRRIQATGSIAAAESSMAEGAAHAAGDAIDLIATAEARAEALAAAPAAAPAIVVEDLTKVFKIRGSGDFTAVDKVSFQIPKGTTMALVGESGSGKSTVAKMLLKLEDATSGKIVVGGKDLASVTGKELFNLRSRMQPVFQDPYGSLNPLRNIGNTIAEPLFTHKVGTNASRRERVYELLDQVSLPRTLISRYPNELSGGQRQRIAIARALALKPEIVVLDEAVSALDVLVQAQILRLLADLQAELGLTYLFITHDLAVVRVIADHVCVMQKGRIVEAATTDEVFDNPQEQYTKDLLAAIPGASIELGA
- the typA gene encoding translational GTPase TypA; translation: MANATRNDLRNVAIVAHVDHGKTTLVDAMLNQTHSFDAHAHVEERAMDSNELEREKGITILAKNTAITYQGAHATDGPITINVIDTPGHADFGGEVERGLSMVDGVVLLVDSSEGPLPQTRFVLRKALEARMPVILLVNKTDRPDARIDEVVAESQDLLLGLASDLADDVPDLDLDAILDVPVVYASGRNGAASHNKPGNGELPDNEDLEPLFEAILQHIPAPTYDDAHPLQAHVTNLDASPFLGRLALLRVFHGTIKKGQTVAWVKHDGTVQNVRVTELFLTKALDRYPAESAGPGDIAVVAGFEDIMIGDTLADPEDVRPLPIIAVDEPAISMTIGTNTSPLVGKVKGHKLTARMVKDRLDRELVGNVSLKVVDIGRPDAWEVQGRGELALAILVEQMRREGYELTVGKPQVVTKQVDGKVHEPYEHLTIDAPEEYLGAITQLLASRKGRMDNMSNHGTGWVRMEFIVPSRGLIGFRTEFMTTTRGTGIANAISHGYDAWAGQIVTRNNGSIVADRSGVVTPFAIIALQERMTFFVNPTEEVYEGMVIGENSRNDDMDVNITKEKKLTNMRQSTSDTFESMTPSRQLSLEECLEFAREDECVEVTPAAVRIRKVELDATARARTTSRLKKQN
- a CDS encoding M23 family metallopeptidase; the encoded protein is MTPPKHGRRAATSSPARPTPVLRTRRLSAGIRSSLARMGAARTGDVRTGDARNGTASLRPAFAVIAMSFAAAMMVATSVPALAVTATGSEDRASVYAPIEDTIEYAPQSVEVGSEAVMSQLAAEQYDVEAAPPPITSKVASLGSVELIDTNAIVWPVQNPGKRSGGYGPRSAPCSGCSTFHDGVDFTPGNGTPVMSIADGVVVLATENGGGLGVNVEVQHNIGGELITSSYAHMQYGSIAVAVGQQVTAGQQLGLVGTTGQSTGPHLHLEMFGSDGVRFDGVAWLSSRVG
- a CDS encoding enoyl-CoA hydratase/isomerase family protein produces the protein MAEPSTHESAPDVRVERDGGLAIVTIDRPKALNALSPDVLSALLGVVESLAAEGSAVRGVLVTGAGGRAFVAGADIRSMAGLTPEQGEEASRLGHRVAAAIEGLSAPVIACVDGFALGGGLELALACDFIYATDASSFGQPEVHLGLIPGFGGTVRLPRAVGLARAKELIYTGRRIDTAEAVAIGLVVRSFPDRESLLAGARATLAEVDANAAPAVALAKRVLVDAAGRRTESATDLEIAAFGDAFRTNDMREGVAAFMEKRDPVFTGV
- a CDS encoding DUF6113 family protein — translated: MTNRSSRIGTIVVAFLVGLAYGTLGTVGHRATLQLGEVSIPWGLVAALVGVAALLLGMRLVAGGRTAAAAAGAGIIVAVAVLTLPGPGGSVLIVGDLTGTIWSVAPALIAVFVVAWPKLPSRQPRDA
- the fdxA gene encoding ferredoxin, encoding MTYVIALPCVDVKDRACIDECPVDCIYEGERSLYIHPDECVDCGACEPVCPVEAIYYEDDLPDVWADYYKANVEFFDDIGSPGGAAKIGVIPKDHPVIAVLPPQAH
- the dapC gene encoding succinyldiaminopimelate transaminase, encoding MARGELPDYPWDLMAPFRERAAAHPEGVVDLSIGSPVDPTPALVREALANATDGHAYPLTTGTDELRGAIIDWFARRRGVTGLTEANVLPTVGSKELVALLPFLLGLGEGDVVVHPRAAYPSYEMGAVLVGATSMASDDPAEWPAATKLVWLNSPGNPDGRVLTIDELRAARERALELDAIIVGDECYAELGWEGDWADAPIPSLLDPRVVGDSRRNTLVAYSLSKQSNMAGYRTAFIAGCRTVIGRITTVRKHAGLMLPQPLQAAMIAALRDDEHVAEQKARYRARREQLLPALESAGFRVDHSEAGLYLWATEGCDGWDSIGRLADLGIVAGPGHFYGVHHPEHVRLSLTATDERIAAAAERLRAAAAA